A genomic region of Trifolium pratense cultivar HEN17-A07 linkage group LG3, ARS_RC_1.1, whole genome shotgun sequence contains the following coding sequences:
- the LOC123917677 gene encoding cytochrome P450 81Q32-like yields the protein MEETKWMIPTSLFLLTFLILLKFTLKKQVRLKNLPPSPPSLPFIGHLHLIKQPLHRSLSRLTKIYGHVLFLHVGTRNILVVSSPSAVEECLSNNDITFANRTSLTLAGKYLNYNYRTLGFSSYGELWRKLRRLTTTELFSTNRLAMLTNVREEEVKLLVKQIFEGCKGQLMSKVDLKTKTLELSFNIMLRVISGKRYYGENAVALEGKEFQVLMNEYVELLGSGNLNDFFPILRWIDFQGKKKKMVKLMRKMDCFLQKLLDEKRRNWSNDQRNMTLIDVMLDLQQKEPEFYTHEIVKGVILVMLVAGSETSATTMEWALSLLLNHPEKLNEVRVEIDTYLKQDELMTESDAMKLNYLQKVIMETLRLYPVAPLLIPHESSNDCIVCGFNIPKGTMLLVNLWTLHRDPNLWVNPTWFVPERFEEGELGNDEIYNMLPFGIGRRSCPGSVLAKRFMGHAIGSLIQAFEWERISDEKIDMSDGIGLTMPKVEPLVALCKPRQIMIKALSNI from the exons ATGGAAGAAACAAAATGGATGATACCCACTTCACTTTTCCTCCTCACGTTTCTCATCCTTTTAAAATTCACACTAAAGAAACAAGTCAGGCTCAAAAACCTCCCTCCTTCCCCACCCTCTTTACCATTTATAGGCCATCTTCATCTCATCAAACAACCCTTACATCGTAGTCTCAGCAGGCTTACAAAAATCTACGGCCACGTGTTATTCCTCCACGTGGGCACACGCAACATCCTTGTCGTCTCTTCACCTTCCGCGGTAGAAGAATGTTTGTCAAATAATGACATTACATTCGCAAATCGTACGTCTCTAACACTTGCTGGTAAATATCTCAATTATAATTATAGGACGTTAGGTTTTTCTTCCTACGGTGAACTTTGGCGCAAACTACGTCGTTTAACAACAACAGAGCTTTTCTCCACCAATCGTCTTGCCATGTTGACCAATGTTCGAGAGGAAGAAGTAAAATTGTTAGTTAAGCAAATATTTGAAGGGTGCAAAGGACAATTAATGTCAAAGGTTGatctcaaaacaaaaacattagAACTTTCTTTCAACATCATGTTGAGAGTGATATCGGGGAAACGATACTATGGTGAGAATGCGGTTGCGTTAGAAGGAAAGGAGTTTCAAGTTTTAATGAATGAATATGTAGAGCTTCTTGGAAGTGggaatttgaatgatttttttcctaTACTAAGATGGATTGATTTTCAagggaagaaaaagaagatggTGAAGTTGATGAGAAAAATGGATTGTTTCCTTCAAAAGCTACTTGAtgagaaaagaagaaattggAGTAATGATCAAAGAAATATGACGTTGATTGATGTTATGTTGGACTTGCAACAAAAGGAGCCAGAATTCTATACACATGAAATAGTGAAAGGTGTTATTTTG GTAATGCTTGTAGCTGGCTCTGAGACTTCAGCTACAACAATGGAATGGGCACTCTCACTTCTCCTAAACCATCCAGAAAAATTGAATGAGGTAAGGGTTGAGATAGACACTTATTTGAAACAAGATGAACTTATGACTGAATCAGATGCTATGAAACTAAACTACTTGCAAAAAGTAATCATGGAAACACTTCGTTTATACCCTGTGGCTCCATTATTAATACCACATGAATCTTCCAATGATTGTATTGTTTGTGGATTTAATATACCAAAAGGGACAATGCTTCTTGTGAATCTATGGACACTACATAGAGACCCTAACTTATGGGTAAATCCAACATGGTTTGTGCCAGAGAGATTTGAAGAAGGTGAATTAGGTAATGATGAAATTTACAATATGCTTCCATTTGGTATTGGAAGAAGATCTTGTCCTGGTTCTGTTTTAGCAAAACGTTTTATGGGACATGCAATAGGATCTTTGATTCAAGCTTTTGAGTGGGAGAGAATAAGTGATGAAAAAATTGATATGAGTGATGGAATAGGGCTTACAATGCCTAAAGTTGAACCATTGGTTGCATTATGCAAGCCACGCCAAATTATGATCAAGGCTTTGTCCAATATATAG